One Hermetia illucens chromosome 4, iHerIll2.2.curated.20191125, whole genome shotgun sequence DNA segment encodes these proteins:
- the LOC119654057 gene encoding plasma kallikrein-like — translation MDESSVVPYPTGFDNIALVKLPVVLRFSEEVAPISYGSGSTAAKEDTPSYKRNNGFVVMPGFSPAHDQGLTYGMFRLISPTECKARYGKSYDEYLQICTLSWDSYNHVPCEGNEGGGLVIGWPRQPRLVGIFTSPLNCVSDMPSIYVNLARYENWINEVTRNGYKSSYYYWRFQ, via the coding sequence ATGGATGAAAGCTCTGTTGTCCCTTACCCTACTGGTTTCGACAATATCGCTCTGGTCAAGCTACCAGTTGTTTTACGGTTTTCGGAAGAAGTGGCTCCAATTTCTTATGGGTCAGGCTCAACTGCTGCTAAGGAGGATACTCCGAGCTACAAGCGAAATAATGGATTCGTTGTGATGCCAGGATTCTCGCCCGCTCATGATCAAGGATTGACCTACGGAATGTTCAGATTAATATCGCCTACGGAATGCAAAGCGCGATATGGGAAGTCCTACGATGAATACTTGCAGATTTGTACATTGAGCTGGGATAGCTATAATCACGTTCCATGTGAGGGTAATGAAGGCGGTGGCTTAGTTATTGGTTGGCCGCGGCAGCCACGTCTAGTTGGAATCTTCACATCTCCTTTAAACTGCGTATCAGATATGCCATCAATTTATGTTAATTTGGCGAGATATGAAAATTGGATTAATGAGGTGACCCGTAATGGTTACAAATCTTCTTATTATTACTGGCGTTTTCAATAA